The Prevotella fusca JCM 17724 genome includes a window with the following:
- a CDS encoding ATP-dependent helicase, producing MLDKDREERILAALNDNQREAVEYCTGPSLVIAGAGSGKTRVLTYKIAYLLNKGLAPWNILALTFTNKAAREMKGRIAQITTAGDAQRLYMGTFHSIFARILRREGEAIGFESNFTIYDENDSRSLIKSIVKALGLDEKAYKPASVHNFISMAKNHLITATEYAEDRALIERDRTARMPAIHLIYKAYEARCRQANAMDFDDILLYTYLLFRDHREIREKYGQQFEYILVDEYQDTNYAQVSIISQLAETHRRICVVGDDYQSIYSFRGANIDNILDFKNKFDDARLFKLERNYRSTQLIVQAANSLMKHNQRQIPKDVYSKEAEGDKVLYKPCYSDREEAMVVTNELKRIKRNDKCDYGNFAVLYRTNAQSRSFEDEFRKQGIPYKIIGGLSFYQRKEIKDIIAYFRLVSNPNDEEAFRRIINYPARGIGNTTVQKIIDCAQRNTVSLWDTIANPVEYGLDVNKGTMTKLFAFRTLISGFIKNVALKDAYELGREIIEKSGVSADIHSGSEPEDLARRENLEEFMSAMQSFVDSGREEGREENVYLTDYLQEVALYTDADKEDDDTPKVTLMTIHAAKGLEFPTVFVVGLEENIFPSPMSAGSRREIEEERRLLYVAITRAKRHCILTNAKNRFRYGTMQIDNPSRFLNDFDPTLIHIEDNASSTFGRECHKMPWDEDNSSKSTWRREDTGDDFREYEPNRAYTGSRPWGQEYRQMGSRWQNANPVASQFRADPKPKITERKRPEAAVDPLSERAKRRLIAEGANFKRLSSVITNGGRILSSDSSPVSSPSSPVSSSVSVAGLSVGVTIEHQRFGIGEVLSLEGTGENAKATVEFRNAGRKQLLLKFAKFKVVG from the coding sequence ATGTTAGACAAAGATAGGGAAGAGAGAATTCTTGCTGCATTGAATGACAACCAGCGTGAAGCTGTTGAATATTGCACAGGTCCATCACTAGTGATTGCTGGTGCTGGTTCAGGCAAGACACGAGTATTGACATATAAGATTGCATATTTGCTCAATAAGGGACTTGCGCCTTGGAATATCCTTGCTCTTACGTTTACGAACAAGGCTGCAAGAGAAATGAAAGGGCGAATAGCGCAGATAACTACAGCAGGAGATGCACAGCGACTTTACATGGGCACCTTCCATTCTATCTTTGCACGCATCCTGAGACGTGAAGGGGAAGCAATTGGTTTTGAAAGTAATTTTACCATATATGATGAAAATGATTCCCGCTCACTCATCAAGAGCATTGTAAAAGCCTTAGGTCTTGACGAGAAAGCATATAAGCCGGCATCAGTGCATAACTTTATCTCAATGGCAAAGAACCATCTCATAACAGCGACTGAATATGCTGAAGACCGTGCTTTAATTGAACGTGACCGTACTGCACGTATGCCTGCAATCCACTTGATTTACAAAGCATATGAAGCAAGATGCCGACAGGCAAATGCCATGGATTTTGATGACATTCTGCTTTATACTTACTTGCTCTTCCGAGATCATAGGGAGATTAGAGAAAAGTATGGGCAGCAGTTTGAATATATCCTTGTGGATGAATACCAGGATACGAACTATGCGCAGGTGAGCATTATCAGCCAGCTGGCAGAGACACACCGTCGTATCTGTGTCGTTGGGGATGATTATCAGAGTATTTATTCTTTCCGTGGTGCTAACATTGACAATATCCTTGACTTCAAGAATAAGTTTGATGATGCAAGACTCTTCAAGTTGGAACGGAATTATCGTTCTACACAGCTTATCGTTCAGGCTGCCAATTCGTTGATGAAACACAACCAGCGACAGATTCCCAAGGATGTTTATTCAAAGGAAGCTGAAGGGGACAAGGTGCTTTACAAGCCTTGTTACAGCGACAGGGAAGAGGCAATGGTAGTTACAAATGAGCTGAAGCGTATCAAACGCAATGACAAATGTGATTATGGTAACTTTGCTGTTCTTTATCGTACAAATGCTCAGAGTCGTTCTTTTGAGGATGAGTTCCGCAAACAGGGAATTCCATACAAAATTATCGGTGGGCTTTCTTTCTATCAGCGTAAGGAGATAAAAGATATTATAGCCTACTTCCGTTTGGTTTCCAATCCCAATGATGAAGAAGCCTTCCGCCGTATCATTAATTATCCGGCACGTGGAATTGGTAATACAACTGTTCAGAAAATCATTGATTGCGCCCAGCGAAATACTGTCTCACTGTGGGATACAATTGCCAATCCTGTAGAGTACGGACTGGATGTAAATAAAGGTACAATGACAAAGCTGTTTGCATTCAGAACACTTATCAGTGGTTTCATCAAGAATGTAGCATTGAAAGATGCTTATGAACTTGGACGAGAGATTATCGAAAAAAGTGGGGTTAGTGCCGACATTCATTCTGGCAGTGAACCAGAAGACTTAGCCCGTCGGGAGAACCTGGAGGAGTTCATGTCAGCAATGCAGAGTTTCGTTGATTCGGGGCGTGAAGAGGGTAGGGAGGAAAATGTCTACCTGACTGATTACCTTCAGGAGGTGGCGTTATATACTGATGCAGACAAAGAGGACGATGATACTCCAAAAGTAACATTGATGACAATTCATGCGGCAAAAGGACTGGAATTTCCTACAGTATTTGTCGTTGGATTGGAGGAAAACATCTTCCCCAGTCCGATGTCCGCAGGCTCAAGACGTGAAATAGAAGAGGAGCGACGGTTACTTTATGTGGCTATTACACGCGCCAAACGGCATTGTATTTTGACAAATGCGAAGAATCGTTTTCGTTATGGAACAATGCAGATTGATAATCCCAGCCGCTTCCTCAACGACTTTGACCCAACACTGATTCATATAGAAGATAATGCTTCAAGTACTTTTGGAAGAGAATGCCATAAAATGCCTTGGGATGAGGATAATAGCTCAAAAAGTACTTGGAGACGTGAAGATACTGGAGATGATTTTCGTGAGTATGAACCGAACAGGGCTTACACAGGTAGTAGACCTTGGGGACAGGAATATCGCCAGATGGGTTCACGATGGCAGAATGCAAATCCTGTTGCAAGTCAGTTCCGAGCTGATCCAAAACCAAAGATAACTGAGCGCAAGCGTCCAGAAGCAGCTGTCGACCCGTTGTCAGAACGTGCAAAACGCAGATTGATAGCAGAAGGCGCTAACTTTAAGCGTCTGTCATCGGTAATAACGAATGGCGGCAGAATCTTATCATCAGATAGTTCGCCTGTTTCTTCACCTTCATCGCCTGTTTCATCATCAGTTTCCGTAGCAGGACTTAGTGTAGGAGTAACTATTGAGCATCAGCGATTTGGCATTGGGGAAGTGCTAAGTCTTGAGGGAACTGGTGAAAATGCTAAAGCAACAGTAGAGTTCCGTAATGCTGGGCGAAAACAACTTCTGCTGAAATTCGCCAAGTTTAAGGTCGTCGGGTAA
- the mtgA gene encoding monofunctional biosynthetic peptidoglycan transglycosylase codes for MVKKIFKVIRWLFALTFISTILAVVVYRFIPVYFTPLMLSRCFEQIGKGEPVKLYHDWIPLEKMPKSMPVAVMASEDQRFLTHHGFDYKAIEKAAEDHLKKGKKLRGGSTISQQTAKNVFLWQGRSWIRKGLEVYFTFLIETLWSKQRIMEVYLNSIEMGDGIYGVEACAEQNFGMEAIQLSRRDCALIAATLPNPRRFSSKNPGPYMRKRIGQIEHQMTFIPSFPEEH; via the coding sequence ATGGTTAAGAAGATTTTTAAAGTGATAAGGTGGCTGTTTGCCTTGACCTTTATTTCAACAATACTGGCAGTGGTAGTCTACCGCTTCATTCCCGTGTATTTTACCCCTTTGATGCTCAGCCGTTGTTTTGAGCAAATAGGAAAGGGAGAGCCGGTGAAACTTTATCATGACTGGATACCCTTGGAGAAGATGCCGAAGTCTATGCCAGTAGCAGTGATGGCAAGTGAAGACCAACGTTTCCTTACCCATCATGGTTTTGACTATAAGGCTATTGAGAAAGCAGCTGAAGACCATCTTAAGAAAGGCAAGAAACTACGTGGAGGTTCAACAATTTCCCAGCAGACGGCAAAGAATGTCTTTCTCTGGCAGGGACGTTCATGGATAAGAAAAGGGTTGGAAGTTTATTTCACCTTCCTTATTGAGACGCTATGGAGTAAACAGCGTATCATGGAGGTTTATTTGAATTCTATTGAAATGGGAGATGGAATCTATGGAGTAGAAGCCTGCGCTGAACAGAATTTCGGTATGGAAGCTATACAGCTTAGCCGACGAGATTGTGCCCTCATAGCGGCTACACTACCAAACCCACGCCGTTTTTCATCAAAGAATCCTGGTCCCTATATGCGCAAGCGAATTGGACAGATTGAACATCAGATGACATTCATTCCATCTTTTCCGGAAGAACATTAA
- the abc-f gene encoding ribosomal protection-like ABC-F family protein: protein MAQIPYLDVQNLTKSFGAQVLFKDISFSIAEGQHVGLVAQNGTGKSTLLSILTGKEGYDGGSIIYRNDLRVGMLDQSPRFNPKESVLDACFNHEGNPERILKAKQILTILKLYDLEQPMGQLSGGQQKRVALANVLILEPDILILDEPTNHLDLEMIEWLEGYLSRGNKTIFMVTHDRYFLDNVCNTILELDNNTIYTYRGNYSYYLEKRQERIDNMRAEMARANNLYRTELEWMRRMPQARGHKARYREEAFYELEAKAKQRIEERQVRLKSSSVYIGSKIFECQYVSKKFDDKTILNDFYYNFSRFEKMGIVGNNGTGKSTFVKMLLGEVAPDNGKFDIGETVRFGYFSQEGLKFREDQKVIDVITDIADYIDLGGGKHMTASQFLNHFLFSPEEQHNYVYKLSGGERRKLYLCTVLMKNPNFLVLDEPTNDLDIQTLQILEEYLQDFPGCVIVVSHDRYFMDKVVDHLLVFKGDGEIQDFPGNYTQYREFLKMKSKEEERQKPAKNINPAANEPKKDYHNNTKRKMSFKEKREYEQLSDRIAQLEDEKQRLEEELCSGSLSVDELTEKSKRLPLLKDELDELELRWLELAELA, encoded by the coding sequence ATGGCACAGATTCCTTATCTTGACGTACAGAATCTGACTAAAAGTTTCGGTGCGCAGGTTCTCTTTAAAGATATTTCATTTTCCATTGCAGAAGGACAGCATGTGGGTCTCGTGGCTCAAAACGGTACGGGAAAGTCCACTCTGCTCTCTATTCTTACAGGAAAAGAGGGCTATGACGGTGGTTCTATCATCTATCGTAATGACCTACGGGTAGGAATGTTGGACCAAAGTCCCAGATTCAACCCAAAGGAAAGCGTACTGGACGCATGTTTCAACCATGAAGGAAACCCTGAACGCATTCTGAAGGCAAAGCAGATTCTTACCATTCTGAAGCTTTATGACCTCGAACAACCAATGGGACAATTGAGCGGCGGACAGCAGAAACGTGTAGCTTTGGCAAATGTTCTTATTCTGGAACCTGATATCCTTATACTTGATGAGCCAACCAACCATCTTGACTTGGAGATGATTGAATGGCTGGAGGGATATCTTTCCCGTGGCAACAAGACCATCTTCATGGTTACTCACGATCGCTATTTCCTTGATAATGTGTGTAATACTATCTTAGAATTAGACAATAACACGATATATACCTACCGTGGCAATTACTCTTATTATTTGGAGAAACGGCAGGAACGCATTGATAACATGCGGGCTGAAATGGCACGTGCAAACAACCTCTATCGGACAGAGTTGGAATGGATGCGCCGTATGCCACAGGCACGTGGGCACAAGGCACGGTATCGTGAGGAGGCTTTCTATGAATTAGAAGCAAAGGCGAAACAACGGATTGAGGAAAGACAGGTGCGTTTGAAATCATCCAGCGTGTACATCGGAAGCAAGATATTTGAGTGTCAGTATGTGTCGAAGAAGTTTGACGACAAGACTATTCTAAACGACTTCTACTACAACTTCTCCCGCTTTGAGAAGATGGGAATTGTCGGCAATAATGGAACTGGCAAATCCACTTTTGTAAAAATGCTGCTTGGTGAGGTTGCACCAGACAACGGTAAGTTCGACATAGGAGAGACTGTCCGCTTCGGATATTTCTCACAGGAAGGGTTAAAGTTCCGTGAAGATCAGAAAGTCATCGACGTCATCACGGATATTGCCGATTACATTGATCTTGGTGGAGGAAAACACATGACAGCATCACAGTTCCTCAACCACTTTCTCTTCTCTCCGGAGGAGCAACACAACTATGTGTATAAGTTGTCAGGAGGTGAAAGACGAAAGCTCTATCTCTGTACGGTTTTGATGAAAAATCCCAACTTCTTAGTACTTGACGAGCCAACCAACGACTTGGATATTCAGACCTTACAGATTCTTGAGGAATATCTGCAGGACTTCCCCGGATGTGTCATCGTGGTATCACACGACCGCTATTTTATGGATAAGGTTGTCGATCATCTTCTTGTGTTCAAGGGTGACGGCGAAATACAGGACTTTCCTGGAAACTACACACAATACCGTGAGTTCCTGAAAATGAAGTCAAAAGAAGAAGAACGGCAAAAGCCAGCTAAAAACATTAATCCTGCAGCAAACGAACCCAAAAAAGACTACCATAACAATACAAAACGAAAGATGTCCTTCAAGGAAAAGCGTGAGTATGAACAGCTTTCGGACAGAATAGCCCAATTAGAAGATGAAAAGCAACGCCTTGAAGAAGAACTCTGTTCGGGTAGTCTGTCAGTAGATGAGCTTACAGAAAAGAGCAAGCGTCTGCCGCTCCTTAAGGATGAACTTGACGAACTGGAACTTCGTTGGCTGGAACTGGCAGAGTTGGCTTAA
- the yihA gene encoding ribosome biogenesis GTP-binding protein YihA/YsxC: protein MIIKKSEFTISSPTVSKCPEDTKAEYAFIGRSNVGKSSLINMLCNHKRLAKTSSKPGKTLLINHFIINNEWYLVDLPGYGYAKSSKTVRNKLEQMISQYILQRKQLVNVFVLIDIRHEQQKIDREFVDWLGESNVPFSIIFTKADKLSPAKAKSNALLWMKKLEDRWEALPPYFITSSETKAGRDEVLDYIDQINENLG, encoded by the coding sequence ATGATTATAAAGAAATCAGAGTTCACCATATCATCGCCAACAGTATCTAAATGTCCTGAAGATACAAAGGCTGAATACGCATTTATCGGACGTTCAAATGTCGGAAAGTCAAGTCTTATCAACATGCTTTGCAATCACAAGAGGTTAGCAAAGACTTCATCCAAGCCTGGTAAGACGCTGCTTATCAACCATTTTATCATCAATAACGAATGGTATTTAGTCGACCTTCCCGGTTATGGTTATGCCAAGAGCTCAAAGACAGTAAGGAACAAATTGGAGCAGATGATTTCACAATATATTCTTCAGCGCAAGCAGCTTGTTAACGTCTTTGTGTTGATAGACATCCGTCATGAACAGCAGAAGATTGACCGTGAGTTTGTTGATTGGTTAGGGGAAAGCAATGTTCCTTTCTCTATCATCTTTACAAAAGCGGATAAACTGTCGCCTGCAAAAGCCAAGTCGAATGCCTTGCTATGGATGAAGAAGCTGGAAGACAGATGGGAAGCTCTCCCTCCTTACTTCATTACTTCCTCTGAAACAAAGGCAGGAAGGGATGAAGTGCTGGACTATATTGATCAGATAAATGAGAACTTAGGCTAA
- a CDS encoding Gfo/Idh/MocA family protein: protein MKQINWGFIGCGEVTEKKSGPAFNEVMGSHVVAVFSRSELKARSYAERHGIRKWYTDAQALVDDSDVNAIYIATPPSAHATFAIMAMRAGKPCYIEKPLAASYEDCVRINRVSEQTGVPCFVAYYRRYLPYFKKVKEIVDKGEIGKILTVQVRFAVPPRDLDYEQNVQLPWRLQSHISGGGYFYDLAPHQLDLLQNLFGVIVKAHGYTANRVGFYNVEDTVNAVFRFENGLTGSGAWCFAAHESAREDRIEIFGTKGRLSFSVYTYAPIRLCTSEGERYIEVPNPPYVQLPIIKSVIEDMQGYGACDCTSISATPTNWVMDRILGKI from the coding sequence ATGAAACAAATTAACTGGGGATTTATCGGCTGTGGGGAGGTTACGGAGAAGAAGTCCGGACCAGCTTTCAATGAAGTAATGGGGTCGCATGTTGTGGCTGTATTCAGTCGTAGCGAATTGAAGGCACGTTCGTATGCTGAGCGTCACGGTATCCGGAAATGGTACACTGATGCGCAGGCATTGGTGGATGATTCCGATGTAAATGCTATCTATATTGCTACACCGCCTTCGGCTCATGCCACCTTTGCCATAATGGCTATGCGTGCTGGTAAACCTTGTTATATAGAGAAGCCATTGGCTGCCTCTTACGAGGATTGTGTGCGTATCAACCGTGTTTCTGAACAGACTGGAGTACCGTGCTTTGTTGCCTATTACCGCCGTTATCTTCCTTACTTTAAGAAGGTGAAGGAGATTGTTGATAAAGGTGAGATTGGCAAGATTCTTACAGTGCAGGTTCGTTTCGCAGTTCCTCCACGTGACTTGGACTATGAACAGAATGTACAACTGCCGTGGCGTCTTCAATCGCATATTTCTGGTGGTGGTTATTTCTATGACCTTGCTCCTCATCAGCTGGACCTTTTACAGAATCTCTTTGGTGTCATAGTCAAGGCGCATGGCTATACAGCCAATCGTGTAGGTTTTTATAATGTAGAAGACACTGTTAATGCTGTGTTCCGTTTTGAGAATGGCTTGACAGGTAGTGGTGCATGGTGCTTTGCCGCACATGAGAGTGCACGTGAGGATCGTATTGAAATATTCGGTACAAAGGGCAGATTATCATTCTCAGTCTACACTTATGCGCCTATCCGTCTTTGCACAAGTGAAGGTGAAAGATACATTGAGGTGCCCAATCCTCCATACGTACAACTTCCTATAATTAAATCTGTTATAGAGGATATGCAGGGATATGGTGCCTGCGACTGTACGAGTATCAGCGCAACCCCAACCAACTGGGTGATGGACCGCATCCTTGGAAAGATATAA
- a CDS encoding DUF4421 domain-containing protein, producing MRRDTTSKRAKRQQNREGGFVHKFNEIDTTYIEPQKYNFAFMLQNTNTYEVYRLSSSSGQSITFAPEATVRIGPYFGWRWIFLGYTLDIKHLDFWHKNNSSRQEYDLSLYSSMVGLDIYYRKTGNDYKIRQLYLGKDVNTDLVHGIEFGGLASIIKGFNLYYIFNHRRFSYPAAFSQSTIQRRSAGSPLLGIGYTRHSLDVNWGELSSIITDRLGCQLENNPIDSTLMFSQVKYTDVSVSGGYAYNWAFAHNWLLAGSLSLALAYKRSTGDVTHRSFSFSDFKFNNINIDGIGRFGLVWNNSRWYVGTSTILHAYNYRRSNFSTNNFFGSVNLYAGFNFGRKKK from the coding sequence ATGCGTAGGGATACAACATCGAAAAGGGCTAAACGTCAGCAGAACAGAGAAGGGGGATTTGTCCATAAGTTCAATGAAATTGATACTACCTATATTGAGCCACAGAAGTATAACTTTGCCTTTATGTTGCAGAATACAAATACCTACGAGGTGTATCGGCTGAGCAGTTCGAGTGGGCAGAGTATAACCTTCGCTCCGGAAGCCACGGTGCGCATCGGACCTTACTTCGGTTGGCGATGGATTTTTCTCGGTTATACGCTTGATATAAAGCATTTGGACTTCTGGCATAAGAACAACAGTTCCCGACAGGAGTATGACCTGAGCCTATACAGCTCGATGGTTGGTCTGGACATCTATTACCGCAAAACAGGAAATGATTACAAGATAAGACAGCTGTATCTTGGGAAGGATGTCAATACTGACCTTGTACATGGCATTGAGTTTGGTGGATTAGCTTCTATAATCAAAGGGTTTAATCTGTATTATATCTTCAATCACCGTCGTTTCTCCTATCCCGCAGCATTCAGCCAGAGTACGATTCAGCGCCGTTCAGCAGGGAGTCCGCTGTTGGGCATAGGCTATACCCGCCACAGCCTGGATGTCAACTGGGGAGAATTAAGCAGTATCATTACAGACCGTCTTGGATGTCAGCTTGAAAACAATCCGATAGACAGTACGCTGATGTTCAGCCAGGTGAAATATACGGATGTGTCCGTCAGTGGTGGTTATGCCTACAACTGGGCGTTTGCTCATAACTGGCTGTTGGCAGGTTCACTGTCCTTAGCCTTGGCTTATAAGCGCAGTACGGGTGATGTTACGCACCGGAGTTTTTCTTTCAGTGATTTTAAGTTCAATAATATAAACATCGACGGTATCGGTCGTTTCGGACTGGTCTGGAACAACAGCAGGTGGTATGTTGGTACAAGCACTATCCTTCATGCCTATAATTATCGTCGAAGTAATTTTTCTACAAATAATTTTTTTGGAAGTGTAAACCTCTATGCTGGATTTAACTTTGGAAGGAAAAAGAAATAA
- a CDS encoding N-acetylmuramoyl-L-alanine amidase-like domain-containing protein, translating into MKRKYILIGFALFILSACGAKTEQGRQQHVTDDSVETSRRNLYADLTTLSAPDSDVLPDYTDDYTKADSVLVCQILQEIVPQRQELSNGQLVMKIARKFIGVPYVAHTLDRNEEEKLVVNLHELDCTTYVEAVTALTLCARKGETRFSDYVRQLEQIRYRGGKMSYVNRLHYFHWWLEDNERMGFVSEIDSPNPPFTAVQTLKINYMSLNARLYDMLKNNPGRVEELKKLEDATNGTKLRYIPKSLLCNSRLLREVIHDGDIIAIVTSKRELDTTHLGFAIWHKDRLHLMNASNLRKNGNRVVDPIETLYNYMMSRPANLGIRVARIK; encoded by the coding sequence ATGAAACGCAAATATATTCTTATCGGTTTTGCTCTCTTTATCCTCTCTGCATGTGGAGCCAAGACAGAACAAGGCAGACAGCAGCATGTAACAGATGATTCCGTAGAGACATCACGACGCAACTTATATGCTGACCTTACTACTTTGTCAGCACCAGACAGCGATGTTCTGCCTGATTATACCGACGATTATACCAAGGCTGACAGTGTATTGGTGTGTCAGATTTTACAGGAGATTGTACCACAGCGACAGGAGCTTTCTAACGGGCAGCTTGTAATGAAGATTGCACGGAAGTTTATTGGCGTGCCATACGTAGCTCATACTTTGGACAGAAATGAGGAGGAAAAACTGGTTGTCAACCTGCACGAATTGGACTGTACCACATACGTTGAAGCTGTAACAGCTCTGACGCTTTGTGCCAGAAAGGGTGAGACACGTTTTTCTGACTATGTCCGTCAGTTAGAACAGATACGCTATCGTGGCGGCAAGATGAGCTATGTGAACCGTCTGCATTATTTCCACTGGTGGCTTGAAGATAATGAGCGTATGGGCTTTGTCTCGGAAATTGATTCTCCAAATCCGCCTTTCACAGCTGTTCAGACGTTGAAAATCAACTATATGAGTCTGAATGCAAGGCTGTATGATATGTTGAAGAACAATCCCGGACGTGTTGAAGAACTGAAGAAGTTGGAAGATGCTACTAACGGGACAAAGCTGCGCTATATTCCCAAGAGTCTGCTCTGTAACAGCAGACTTCTTCGGGAGGTCATTCATGATGGTGACATCATTGCAATCGTTACCAGTAAACGTGAACTTGATACGACACATCTCGGCTTTGCCATATGGCATAAGGACAGACTTCACCTGATGAATGCTTCTAATCTTAGAAAGAACGGCAATAGAGTCGTTGACCCAATAGAGACCCTCTACAACTATATGATGTCCCGCCCGGCTAATCTCGGAATACGAGTTGCCCGAATCAAGTGA
- a CDS encoding bifunctional methionine sulfoxide reductase B/A protein yields the protein MRNILSILGTLILPTFVEAATCSLLMTGTVSCTNKTKTAMTQTDSIIAPKTKFTRPDDATLRKTLTEEQYAVTQQAATERPFTNEYDHEFREGIYVDITTGEPLFSSTDKFDSGCGWPAFSKPIDKKLVTSHTDTSHGMLRTEVRSKTGKAHLGHVFDDGPAESGGKRYCINSASLRFIPLEEMKAKGYGAYIKLVRPMKEIYVAGGCFWGTEHYLKQIEGVTATEVGYANGVIKNPTYEEVCTDKTQFAEAVHISYDPKVISLEFLLGLYFKSIDPTSVNQQGNDRGSQYRTGVYYTDPADLPAIKKVFEEEQKHINGKIAVEVKPLRNFYKAEEYHQDYLDKHPTGYCHLPNALFEYARKAKMKK from the coding sequence ATGCGTAACATTTTATCCATACTGGGTACACTGATTCTTCCCACCTTTGTTGAAGCTGCCACCTGCAGCCTGCTTATGACGGGAACAGTATCTTGTACAAATAAGACGAAGACAGCTATGACACAAACAGATTCTATCATTGCTCCAAAGACAAAGTTCACACGCCCCGATGATGCTACCCTGCGGAAGACACTTACTGAAGAACAATATGCCGTAACCCAGCAGGCGGCTACTGAGCGTCCTTTTACTAATGAGTATGACCACGAGTTCAGAGAGGGTATCTATGTAGACATTACAACCGGCGAACCGCTTTTCTCGTCGACAGATAAGTTTGACTCCGGCTGTGGTTGGCCCGCTTTCTCGAAGCCTATCGACAAGAAACTTGTCACGAGCCATACAGACACATCACACGGCATGCTGCGTACGGAAGTGCGGAGCAAGACCGGCAAGGCTCATTTGGGACACGTCTTTGACGACGGTCCAGCCGAGTCTGGAGGAAAAAGATATTGTATCAACAGTGCTTCATTGCGTTTCATTCCGCTCGAAGAAATGAAGGCGAAAGGCTACGGAGCATATATAAAATTAGTCAGACCTATGAAAGAAATTTATGTTGCAGGCGGCTGCTTCTGGGGAACAGAGCACTACCTAAAGCAGATAGAAGGCGTTACAGCTACTGAAGTGGGTTATGCTAACGGCGTCATCAAGAACCCTACATACGAAGAGGTGTGTACAGACAAGACACAGTTTGCTGAGGCTGTACACATCAGCTACGACCCAAAGGTTATCAGTCTGGAGTTTCTGCTGGGCTTATACTTCAAATCCATTGATCCTACCAGTGTGAACCAGCAAGGAAATGACCGTGGCAGTCAGTATCGAACAGGCGTATACTACACCGACCCGGCTGACCTGCCGGCAATCAAGAAAGTTTTTGAGGAGGAGCAGAAGCATATCAACGGGAAGATTGCTGTGGAGGTAAAACCGTTGAGGAACTTCTATAAGGCAGAAGAATATCATCAGGACTATCTTGACAAACACCCTACCGGCTATTGCCACCTTCCTAATGCACTCTTTGAGTATGCCCGCAAGGCAAAGATGAAGAAATAG
- the trxB gene encoding thioredoxin-disulfide reductase: MEKVKTLIIGSGPAGYTAAIYAGRANLQPVLYSGLQPGGQLTTTTIVENFPGFHEGIDANQLMEEMRQQAKLYGADLRDGSIVKADLSSRPFLLEDERGNQIEAETVIIATGASAKYLGLADEEKYRGQGVSACATCDGFFYRKRTVAVVGGGDTACEEAMYLSALAKKVYMIVRKPYLRAAEIMRKRVTEKDNIEILYNTNTLGLFGENGVEGAHLVRFKGEENEEKYDIDIDGFFLAIGHTPNTDLFKGQLEMDEHGFIITKPKSTATNIEGVFAAGDVADPTYRQGVVAAGTGAMAAIEVDRFLQKQ; this comes from the coding sequence ATGGAAAAAGTAAAAACCCTGATAATTGGCAGCGGACCCGCAGGTTACACTGCAGCTATCTATGCCGGGCGTGCTAATCTCCAGCCAGTACTCTACTCTGGTCTGCAACCTGGTGGACAACTGACAACGACAACCATCGTGGAAAACTTCCCTGGATTCCATGAAGGCATTGATGCCAACCAGCTGATGGAAGAGATGCGTCAGCAGGCTAAACTCTATGGTGCTGACCTTCGTGACGGTTCTATAGTAAAGGCAGACCTCAGCAGCCGTCCTTTCCTTCTCGAAGACGAACGTGGTAACCAGATTGAAGCTGAAACTGTCATCATCGCAACAGGTGCCAGTGCAAAGTACTTGGGCTTGGCTGACGAGGAGAAATACCGTGGACAGGGAGTCAGTGCATGTGCAACCTGCGACGGCTTCTTCTATCGTAAGCGCACAGTAGCCGTTGTCGGTGGAGGTGATACGGCCTGCGAAGAGGCAATGTATCTCTCTGCTCTGGCAAAGAAAGTATATATGATTGTTCGCAAGCCCTATCTGCGTGCTGCAGAGATTATGCGTAAGCGTGTGACAGAGAAGGATAATATCGAAATCCTTTACAACACCAATACGCTCGGACTTTTTGGAGAGAACGGTGTTGAAGGTGCTCATCTCGTTCGCTTTAAGGGTGAAGAAAACGAAGAGAAGTACGATATTGACATTGACGGTTTCTTTCTTGCTATCGGTCATACACCTAACACCGACCTGTTCAAAGGTCAGCTGGAAATGGACGAGCATGGATTCATCATTACCAAGCCAAAGTCTACAGCAACCAACATAGAGGGTGTCTTTGCAGCAGGTGATGTGGCAGACCCAACCTATCGCCAGGGTGTCGTAGCTGCTGGTACAGGTGCGATGGCAGCTATTGAGGTTGACCGTTTCTTACAGAAACAGTAA